GCGCCGCGCGGCTGGCCACCGGGGAGGGATGCGAGGCGGAGGTCACCCGGCGATTATCGAAGCGCCGGCCTGGCGCGCCGCTCAGCCGTCCAGCTGCTTCTGGAACATCAGGCCCGCGTGCTCGCGCAGCGCGTGGAAGCGGATCTTCGGCCAGTTGTCCTGCATGGCGCGCAGCTCGCCGGCGTATTCCAGCAGCACGCAGGGCGCGTCCACCGCGTCCAGCGCCACGCGGTGGGCGTTGTGGTCGATGAAGCGCTTCAATTCGCGCTCGTCGGCCGTCGGGCCCTCGCCGGTCTCGCAGGTGACCCAGCGCGCGACGTTGTAGCGCGCGGGCGTGATGCGGGCCTTGACGCCGTACTCGTGCTCCAGCCGGTGGGCGACCACCTCGAACTGCAGCTGGCCGACGGCGCCGAGCAGCAGCAGCGTCGCGGCGACGGGGCGGAAGACCTGGATGGCGCCTTCCTCGCCCAGCTGCGTCAGGCCGGCGCGCAGCTGCTTGGTGCGCAGCGGGTCGGCCACCTCCACCGAGCGGAACATCTCCGGCGCGAAGAAGGGCAGGCCGGTGAACTGCAGCGGCTCGCCTTCGGTCAGCGTGTCGCCCAGCTGCAGCACGCCGTGGTTGGGGATGCCGATGATGTCGCCGGCGAAGGCCTCGTCGAGCAGTTCGCGGCGCTGGCTGAGGAAGCTGACCACGGTGTTCGGCCGCAGCTCCTTGCCCGAGCGCACCACCTTCAGCCGCATGCCGCGGGTGAAGTGGCCCGACGCCACGCGCACGAAGGCGATGCGGTCGCGGTGCGCCGGGTCCATGTTGGCCTGGATCTTGAAGACCACGCCGCTGAACTTCGGCTCCTCGGGCCTGACCTCGCGCTGGATGGCCGCCCGCGGGCCGGGCGCCGGCGCCAGGTCGACCAGCGCGTCGAGCACCTCGCGCACGCCGAAGTTGTTCACCGCCGAGCCGAAGAACATCGGCGTCTGCCGGCCGGCGAGGAAATCGGCCTCGTCGAACGGCGGCGCCGCCTCCTGCACCAGCTCGACCTCGCCGGCCGCCTGTTCGTACACCTCGCCGAAGCGGGCGGTCAGCGTGGTGGTGTCGGCGGCGTCGATCATCTCCTCGTCGCCGCCCGCACGGTCCTCGCCCGGCGAGAAGACGCGCATCTGCGACTTGCGCAGGTCCAGCACGCCGCCGAAGAACTTGGCCATGCCCACCGGCCAGGTGAAGGGCACCACGCTCATGCCCAGCTCGCGCTCGATCTCGTCGAACAGGTCCAGCGGCGCCTTCACCTCGCGGTCCATCTTGTTGACGAAGGTGAGGATGGGCGTGTTGCGGGCACGGCAGACCTGCAGCAGCCGCCGCGTCTGCGGCTCCACGCCGTTGGCCGCGTCGATCACCATCAGCGCGGCGTCGACCGCGGTCAGCACCCGGTAGGTGTCCTCCGAGAAGTCCTGGTGGCCCGGCGTGTCGAGCAGGTTGATGACGCAGTCGCGGTACTCCATCTGCATGACGGAGGACGCCACCGAGATGCCGCGCTGCTTTTCGATCTCCATCCAGTCCGACGTCGCGTGCCGGCTGGCCTTGCGCGCCTTGACGCTGCCGGCGATCTGGATGGCGCCGGAGAACAGCAGCAGCTTTTCCGTCAGCGTCGTCTTGCCGGCGTCGGGGTGGGAAATGATGGCGAAGGTGCGCCGGCGGCGCACCTCGGGCTGGAGGTCGGTGGACATGGGGCGGGCCCGCGTCGGCGGGCGCGTGAAGCTCCCGCGGGGCCCGCGGGACGAAGCCCGGGATTATCGGCGGCGGCGCGGCGCCGCCGGTCTTCAGGCCTTGCCGTTCAGGAACGGCTGCACCGCGTCCATCACGCGGTCGGCCCAGGCGCCGCCCTCGCCGACCGGGGCCAGGCCCTGCAGCTGGCGGCGGGCCACCGCCTCGCCGCCGCGCTGGGCGATCAGCCAGGTGGCGGCGTACAGCGAGGCCAGCGGTCCCGCGGCGGTGGCCACCGGGCCGCGGGCGTGGAAGGGCTCGTCGACGACGAGCACACCGTTCTCGATCAGGAAGGGCTTGAGGCTGGCGTCGGCGCAGGCCGGCATCTCGCCCATCAGGCCCAGCCGGGCCATGAGGAGGGCGCCGCCGCCCAGGCCGACGATGGTCTGGCGGGTGGGGTCCAGCCGCAGGCGGTCGACGATCTCCGGGGTCTCCGCCACCGCGCGGGAGTACAGCGTGTGGCCGATCACCACCGCCTCGGCCTCGAGCGCGAACTCCAGCGGCTGCTGCGCCGTGACCGTGACGCCGTCGCGCGAGGTGACGCGGTCGGTGGGGGCGGCGATCACCGCCTGCCAGCCTTCGGCCCGCAGGCGGTTCACCAGCCCGAAGACGAGGAAGGTGTCCGGCTCGCTGAACCCGTCGAAGGTCAGGATCGCGACCCGCACCGCCGCCGGCGGCAGCGCCTGCGCCACCGCCTGCTCGGCCGCCTGCGGCGGCACCTGCGCGTCGGCATCGGCGGCCGCCATGGCCGGCCTCAGCCTTCCAGCAGGGAGCGCAGCATCCAGGCGGTCTTCTCGTGAATGTCCATGCGCTGGGTCATCAGGTCCGCGGTCGGCTGGTCGTTGGCGGCGTCGGCCGCCTTGAACACGGTGCGCGCGGTCTTGGCGACCGTCTCATGGCCCTTCACCAGGATGCGGACCATCTCCATGGCCGGCGGCGACGCCTCGGGCGGGTCGCCCACCGCGTTCAGGCGACCGAACTGGGCGTACGAGCCCGGCGCGTGGTGGCCGAGGGAGCGGATGCGCTCGGCCACGTCGTCGATGGCGTTCCACAGCTCGGTGTACTGCTCCATGAACATGGTGTGCAGCGAGGTGAACATCGGCCCGGTGACGTTCCAGTGGAAGTTGTGCGTCGTCAGGTACAGCGTGAAGGTGTCGGCCAGCAGCTTGGACAGGCCTTCGGCGATCTCGCTGCGGTCGCCGGCGCTGATGCCGATGTCGATCGACGAGGTGGTCGCGGGGGCGGCCCCTCCGGCCACGGCGATGCCGCTCTCGGCGGCGTGCTTGTGCTTGTGCTTGCCCATGCGGAATCCTTCAGATGGCGATGGTGAACCGGCCAACTGTAGTGCCTCGGACGTGAAATGCCCGCCGCCGGCCGGCGGGCCGGACGGCGGGCAATGCCGCGCCCGCGTGTCAGCGGATGCTGACGGCGCTCACAGCAGGTCGTAACGGTCGGCGTTCATCACCTTGGTCCAGGTGGCGACGAAGTCCTTGACGAACACCGGACCGGAATCGCTGCTGCCGTAGTGCTCGGCGATGCCGCGCAGCACCGCGTTGGAGCCGAACACCAGGTCCACCACCGTGGCCGTCCACTTGCGCTCGCCGGTCTGGCGGTCGCGGCCCTCCAGCACGTGCGGGTTCGCTTCGCTGCGCTGCCAGGCGGTGCGCATGTCCAGCAGGTTGACGAAGAAGTCGTTGGTCAGCGCCCCCGGGCGGTCGGTGAAGACACCGTGCGCGGTGTGGCCGTGGTTGGCGCCCAGCACCCGCAGGCCGCCGACCAGCACCGTCATCTCCGGCGCGCTCAGCGACAGCAGTTCGGCCTTGTCGACCAGCAGTTCGGCCACGTCGCCCTCCAGCCCCTTCTTGACGTAGTTGCGGAAGCCGTCGGCACGCGGCTCCAGCACGGCGAAGGACTCGACATCGGTCTGGTCCTGCGAGGCGTCGGTGCGGCCGGGCGTGAACGGCACCGTGACGTCGTGGCCCGCCTTTTTCGCCGCCGCCTCGATGCCGGCGCCGCCGGCCAGCACGATGAGGTCGGCCAGCGAGACCTTCTTGCCGCCGGACTGCGCGTCGTTGAAGGCCTTGCGCACGCCCTCCAGCGTGGCGAGCACCTTCGACAGCTCGGCCGGCTGGTTGACCTCCCACTCCTTCTGCGGCGCGAGGCGGATGCGCGCCCCGTTGGCGCCACCGCGCTTGTCGCCGATGCGGAAGGTCGAGGCCGAGGCCCAGGCGGTGGTGACGAGCTGCGACACGCTGAGCCCCGAGGCCAGCACGGCGGCCTTCAGCGTGGCCACGTCCTGCTCGTCGACCAGCGGGTGGTCCACCGGCGGCACCGGGTCCTGCCAGATCAGCACCTCCTGCGGCACCAACTTGCCCAGGTAGCGCGGGCGCGGGCCCATGTCGCGGTGGGTGAGCTTGAACCAGGCGCGGGCGAAGGCGTCGGCGAACTCGGCCGGGTTGGCCATGTAGCGGCGCGAGATCTTCTCGTAGGCCGGGTCGACCCTCAGCGCCAGGTCGGCGGTGGTCATCATCGGCGCATGGCGCTTGTTCGGGTCGTGCGCGTCGGGCACGGTGCCGGCACCGGCGCCGCCCTTGGGCACCCACTGGTGGGCACCGGCGGGGCTCTTCGTCAGCTCCCACTCGTAGCCGAACAGCGTCTCGAAGTAGCTCATGTCCCAGGTCGTCGGGGTGGGCGTCCAGGCGCCTTCGATGCCGCTGGTGGTCGCGTCCGCACCGATGCCGGTGCCGTGGCCGTTCTTCCAGCCCAGGCCCATGTCCTCGACGGCGCCACCCTCCGGCGCCACGCCGACCAGCGCCGGGTCGCCCGCGCCATGGCACTTGCCGAAGGTGTGGCCGCCGGCGACCAGCGCCACCGTCTCCTCGTCGTTCATCGCCATGCGGGCGAAGGTCATGCGGATGTCGCGCGCCGAGCCCAGGATGTCCGGCTTGCCGTCGGGTCCTTCGGGGTTGACGTAGATGAGGCCCATCTGCACCGCCGCCAGCGGGTTGGCCAGCTCCCGCTCGCCGCTGTAGCGGCTGTGCTCCTTGTCGCTGGTGGCCAGCCACTCGGTCTCCTTGCCCCAGTCGATCTCGGCGCCGGGCTCCCACACGTCGGCCCGCCCGCCGGCGAAGCCGAAGGTCTTGAAGCCCATCGATTCCAGCGCGACGTTGCCGGCCAGCACGATCAGGTCGGCCCAGGACAGCTTGTGGCCGTACTTCTGCTTGATCGGCCACAGCAGCCGTCGCGCCTTGTCCAGGTTGCCGTTGTCGGGCCAGCTGTTCAGCGGCGCGAAGCGCTGCGCGCCGGTGCCGGCGCCGCCGCGGCCGTCGGCGACCCGGTAGGTGCCGGCCGAGTGCCAGGCCATGCGCACGAACAGCGGGCCGTAGTGGCCGTAGTCGGCCGGCCACCAGGGCTGCGAATCGATCATCAGCGCGTGCAGGTCCTTGACCACCGCGTCCAGGTCCAGCTGCTGGAAGGCGTGCGCGTACTTGAACTCCTCGCCCATCGGGTTGGCGCGGGTGGAACTCTGGTGCAGCACGGCCACGTCCAGCGCATCGGGCCACCAGTCCTTGTTGCGGCGGGCACGGGCCGAGGCGTTCTTCTGCGCGGCGCTGCCCGAGAACGGGCACTGGGCTTCGGTCGACATGTGGAGGCTCTCCTTCAACGGTCCGGTCATTGACCGGCAGAGTCTAGGAGTGCCGTGCAGTCGACTCAATCAAACCGTGGCAATCGGCCCGATAGCCGCCGGGGGCGGCGGCCACCTCAACCGGTCAGGCGTTTGACCCCGTCCAGCTGGCAGGCGTAGATGGCGTTGCGCAGGGCCGCGATCGCCTCGTAGCGGGTGAAGGTGCGGCGCCAGGCCAGCACCACCCGGCGGGTGGGCACCGGCGGCTCGAACGGCACGTAGCGCACCAGCGGCGCGGCGCCGCCATCCCGCGCCACCGACAGCTGCGGCACCACCGTCACGCCCATGCCCGAGGCCACCATGTGCTTGATGGTCTCCAGCGACGAGCCCTCGAAGCTCTTGCGGATGCCCTCGGCGTCGCTGGAGAAGCGGGCGAACTCGGGGCACACCTCCAGCACATGGTCGCGGAAGCAGTGGCCGGTGCCGAGCAGCAGCATCGTCTCCTTCTTCAGCACCTCGGCGCTGATGCTCGTGCGCTTGGCCAGCGGGTGCTGGGCCGGCACGGCGACGACGAAGGGCTCGTCGTACAGCGGCGCGATGGCCAGGCCGGTGTCCGGGAAGGGCTCGGCCATCACCGCGCAGTCGAGCTCGCCGGTGCGCAGCATCTCCAGCAGCTTGACGGTGAAGTTCTCCTGCAGGATGAGCGGCATCTGCGGCACGCGCTCGATCGCGTTCCTCACCAGCTCGGGCAGCAGGTAGGGCCCGATGGTGTAGATGATGCCCAGCCGCAGCGGCCCGGCCAGCGGGTCCTTGCCGCGCTTGGCGATCTCCTTGATCGCCTGCGCCTGCTCGATGACCTGCTGGGCCTGGCGCACGATCTCCTCGCCCAGCGGCGTGGCGCTGACCTCGCTGGCGCCGCGCTCGAAGATCTTGACGTCGAGCTCCTCTTCCAGCTTCTTGATCGCCACGCTCAGCGTCGGCTGCGAGACGAAGCAGGCCTCGGCCGCACGCCCGAAGTGCTTCTCGCGGGCCACGGCGACGATGTAGCGGAGTTCGGTGAGCGTCATGTCACCGCATTCTCGAACAGCCGCCCGTGGCTCAGGCGCGGGCGCCGAACAGCAGCGCCAGCCCGATGGCGGCCGGCACGGTCTGCACGAACAGGATCTTGCGCGCCGCGGTGGCGGCCCCGTAGAGGCCGGCGACGGCCACGCAGGCGAGGAAGAACACCTTCACGCCGAAGCCGGCCGGCCCGAGCCACAGGCCCCACAGCAGGCCGGCGGCGAGGAAGCCGTTGTACAGCCCCTGGTTGGCGGCCAGCACCTTGGAGGCACGCGCGGCGTCGAGGCTCTGTCCGAAGGCACGCAGCCCGGCCGGCCTGTCCCAGAGGAACATTTCCAGCACCAGGATGTAGACGTGCAGCAGCGCGACCAGCGCCACCACCGCGTCGGCCAGCCAGGCCACGGGGAGCTCAGGCGTCGGGGGTCGGTGTGGCGCCGGACCCGGGGGCGGGCGGCTCGGCGGGCGCCTCGGCGTTGGTCGCCGGGCCCTGGGCCTTGCGCGCGGCCTTCTCCGCTTCCTTGTCGGCCTTCTTGCGTTTCTTCTCCTGCTCGCGCTGCCGCTTCTCGAAGGAATAGTTGGGTTTTGCCATGGCACGCAGCTTCGTGGGGGGATGGGGGCCCGACCATACGCCATGGCGGCGGCGGCACCGGCCGCTGCGACCCGGGTCAGGCCTTCAGGAACTCGGCCCCGGCGCCGTGCCAGCGCTCGACGTGCGCGCGCGCCGCGGCCGGGTGGTGCTCCAGCAGGCGGGGGGCGGTCTGCTGGGCCCAGGCCAGCAGCGCATGGTCGGTCGCCGGGTCGGCGAAACGCAGCAGCGGCGCGCCGGACTGGCGTGCGCCCATGAACTCGCCGGGGCCACGGATGTCGAGGTCGCGGCGGGCGATCTCGAAGCCGTCCTGCGTCTCGGCCATGGCACGCAGCCGCTCCTTGCCGGCGGCCGACAGCGGCGTCGCGTACAGCAGCACGCAGACGCTGGCCACCGCGCCGCGACCGACGCGGCCGCGCAGCTGGTGCAGCTGCGACAGGCCGAAGCGCTCGGCGTGCTCGATCACCATCAGGCTGGCGGCGGGCACGTCGACGCCGACCTCGATGACGGTGGTCGCCACCAACAGCGCCATGCGGCCGGCGGCGAAGTCGTCCATCACCGCGCTCTTCTCGGCCGGCGCCATGCGGCCGTGCAGCAGGCCGACCGCGTGGCCCGGCAGCGCCTCGGTCAGCCGCTGGTGCGTCTCGGTCGCGTTGCGCAGGTCGACGTGCTCGCTCTCCTCCACCAGCGGGCACACCCAGTAGACCTGCCGGCCGCGCGCCACCTCCTCGCGCACCCGCTGCACCACGCGCTCGCGCTTGTCGTCGGCGAAGAGCTTGGTCACCACCGGCGTTCGGCCGGGCGGCAGCTCGTCGATGGTCGACAGCTGCAGGTCGGCGTAGTACGCCATCGCCAGCGTGCGCGGGATGGGCGTGGCCGACATCATCAGCAGGTGGGGTTCCGGCCGTCCGGCCTCGCCCTGGCCGAGCTTGCGGCGCAGCGCCAGCCGCTGCTCGACGCCGAAGCGGTGCTGCTCGTCGACGATGGCCAGCCCCAGCCGGGCGAACTGCACGTCGTCCTGGATGACGGCGTGGGTGCCGACCACCAGCTGGGCCTGGCCGTCGGCGATGCGGGCCACGCCGTCTCGCCGTGCCCGGCCCTTGCGGCTGCCGGTCAGCCAGGCGGTCTGCACGCCCAGCGGCTCCAGCCACTGCACCAGCTTGCGGAAGTGCTGCTCGGCCAGCAGCTCGGTGGGCGCCATCAGCGCGCATTGCCAGCCGGCGCCGATGGTGATGGCCGCGGCCAGCGCGGCGACCACCGTCTTGCCGGAGCCGACGTCGCCCTGCAGCAGCCGGTGCATCGGCTGGCCGCGCGCCAGGTCGGCGGCGATCTCCTCCACCACGCGGCCCTGGGCCGACGTGAGCACGAACGGCAGCGCCGCCAGCAGCCTGTCGTGCAGGCCGTCCGGTGCGCGCTGCAGCGGCGGTGCCCGCAGCGCCGCACGCTCGCGACGCGCCTGCCACTGCGACAGCTGCTGGGCCAGCAGCTCCTCGGCCTTCAACCGCTGCCAGGCCGGGTGGCCGCGGTCCTCCAGCGCTTCGGCCGCACTGCCCGGCGGCGGCTGGTGCAGCCGCTGCAGCGCTTCGCGCAGCGTCGGCAGGCCGGCGGGCAGCACGCCGGGCGGCAGCAGTTCCTGCAGCGGCGCGCGCTGCAGCGCGGCGGCGATCGCCTTGCGCAGGTAGGCCTGCGGCAGGCTGGCGCTGGTGGGGTAGACCGGCGTCAACGACTCGGGCAGCGGCGCGCCCTCGTCCACCGCCTTGCAGGCGGGGTGGACCATCTCGCGGCCGAAGAAGCCAAGCCGCACCTCGCCGCGCACGCGCAGCCGGGTGCCCACAGCCCAGGCCTTCTGCTGGGAGGCATAGAAGTGGAGGAAGCGCAGCGTGAGGCTGCCGCTGCCGTCGCGCAGCCGCAGCACCAGCTGGCGCCGGCCGCGCAGCTCGACCTGGGCCGAATCGACCACGCCTTCGACCTGCGCCACCTGGCCCTCGTGGGCGGCGGCGATGGGCACGACCCGGGTCTCGTCCTCCCAGCGCAGCGGCAGGTGCAGCGCCAGGTCGATGTCGCGCTTGAGGCCGAGCTTCTCCATCGCCTTCTGCGGCGCCGACTTCTCGGCCGGTGCCACCGCGCGCCGGGCGGTGGACGGTGCCGATGCTGATGACACGGGGGCGCGTCGGAGGCGGTCGGGCCGGGCATGGAACAATTCTGCCCCCCGCACCCGATCAGGCCGGTACAGCCTGCATCCCATGAACCTGCCCGCCGCCCCCCGCGACGGTCGCGCCCTCACCCTCGCCGACTTCGACTTCCACCTGCCGCCCGAGCTCATCGCGCAGCAGCCCGCGCCGCAGCGCAGCGGCTCACGCCTGCTCGACGGCCGGGCGCTGCCGCCGGTGGACCGCGTCTTCCGCGACCTGCCGTCGCTGCTGTCGCCGGACGACCTGCTGGTCTTCAACGACACCCGGGTCATCAAGGCGCGGCTGTTCGGTCGCAAGGCCTCGGGCGGCGCGGTGGAACTCCTGGTCGAGCGGCTGCTGCCGGACGGCGAGGTGCTGGCGCACCTGCGCGCCAGCAAGAGCCCGAAGGCCGGTGCCGTGCTGCGCCTGGCCGACGCCTTCGACGCCGAGGTGCTCGGCCGTGCCGGCCCGGACGACGCGCTGTTCCGTTTGCGCTTCCCCGGCGATCCGCTGGCGCTGCTGGAGGCGCACGGCCACGTGCCGCTGCCGCCGTACATCACCCATGCCGACGGCGCGGAGGATGCCGAGCGCTACCAGACCGTCTTCGCCGACAAGCCCGGCGCGGTGGCCGCGCCCACCGCAGCGCTGCACTTCGACGAGGGCGTGCTGGCGGCGCTGTCGGCGCGCGGCGTGCCGCGCGCGGCGGTGACGCTGCACGTCGGCGCCGGCACCTTCCAGCCGGTGCGGGCGGAGCACATCGCCGAGCACCGCATGCACAGCGAATGGTTCGAGGTGCCGGCGGCCACCGTGCAGGCCATCGAGGCCTGCCGCGCCCGCGGCGGCCGCGTCACCGCGGTGGGCACCACCACCCTGCGCGCGCTGGAGTCGGCGGCGGCCGGCGGCACGCTGCAGGCCGGCGCCCGCGACACCGACATCTTCATCACCCCGGGCCACCGCTTCCGCGTCGTCGAGCGGCTGCTGACCAACTTCCACCTCCCCAAGAGCACGCTGATGATGCTGGTGTCGGCCTTTACCGGCCATGCGCACATCCGCGCGCTCTACGACCATGCGGTGCGCCAGCGCTACCGCTTCTTCAGCTATGGCGACGCCATGCTGCTGGACCGCCAGGACCCCTGACCCACCTTGCCGATGCTGCAGTTCGAACTCCTCAAGACCGAGGGCCTGGCCCGGCGCGGCCGCCTGACCCTGAACCACGGCGTGGTCGAGACGCCCATCTTCATGCCGGTGGGCACCTATGGCACCGTCAAGGGGGTCACCGCCTCGTCGCTGGAGGCGATGGGCGCCCAGATCATCCTCGGCAACACCTTCCACCTGTGGCTGCGGCCGGGGCTGGACGTGCTGCGCCAGTTCGGCGGGCTGCACCGCTTCGAGGGCTGGCAGCGGCCCATCCTCACCGACTCCGGCGGCTTCCAGGTCTGGTCGCTGGGCGAGATGCGCAAGATCAGCGAGGAGGGCGTGCGCTTCGCCTCGCCGGTCAACGGCGACAAGCTCTTCCTCACGCCCGAGGTGAGCATGCAGGTGCAGACGGTGCTGAACAGCGACATCGTCATGCAGTTCGACGAGTGCACGCCCTATGAGACCGGTGGCCAGCGCACCACCGAAGCCGAAGCCCGCGCGTCGATGGAACTGAGCCTGCGCTGGGCCGGGCGGTCCAAGGCCGAGTTCGATCGGCTGGGCAACCCCAATGCGCTCTTCGGCATCGTGCAGGGCGGCATGTTCGAGCCGCTGCGCGAGGAATCGGCGGCACGGCTGGCCGAACTCGACCTGCCCGGTTACGCCATCGGCGGCGTCAGCGTCGGCGAGCCGAAGGAGGACATGCGCCGCATCGTCGCCCACACGCCGCAGCGCCTGCCCGCGCACAAGCCGCGCTACCTGATGGGGGTCGGCACGCCGGAGGACCTGGTCGACGGCGTGGCCCACGGCGTCGACCTCTTCGACTGCGTCATGCCCACCCGCAACGCCCGCAACGGCCACCTCTTCACCCGCTTCGGCGACCTGCGGCTGCGCAACGCGCGCTACAAGACCGATGAGTCGCCGATCGACCCGAGCTGCACCTGCCACGCCTGCGCCGGGGACGGGCGCAGCCCCGGGGTGAGCCGGGCCTACCTGCACCACCTGGACCGCTGCGGCGAAATGCTCGGCCCCATGCTGGCCAGCGTGCACAACCTGCACTACTACCTGAACCTGATGCGCGAGGTGCGCGAGGCGCTGGACGGGGGCCGCTTCGAGGCGTTCGCCCAGCGCTTCGCCGAGGACCGCGCGCGCGGGGTGTAGCGGCCGTTCGGGTACAGGCCTTGCCCGACTTCGGGGCCGGCGGCTGCCGCAGGCCGCCCTTCCCCAGGAGCAGGCCCCCATGACCCCATCCCGAAACCCGAAGCAGGTCGACGCACGCCACGAAGGCAGGGCCGAGGCGCCGCAGGACAAGCTGCCCACCTACCAGGAGTTGCTGGACGAGGCGCTGGACGAAACCTTTCCGGCCAGCGACCCCATCTCGCCCAGCGCCGCCATGCACGCCGCGGAGGCGGTCACCACGCCGGTGGACGACACCGACTGGAAACTGCAGCCGGGTGCGTTGTCGCCCGCCCCGCCCGAGGATGCGGACGACCCGGAGCGGAAGGACGCCGCCGGTCCCGCCTGAAACCTCCTTGCGGGGGCTCTGGCGAGCAAGCTGTTCGCTATGCGAACAGTGGGCTTGACTTTCTTACAGTGGGCTGACGATGCTGGGCGCTCGATTCCCCACCCATGGTGACCGCGTGCCAGCCCCAACCCCCGCCTCCACGCCCCTTGACGAAGACCTCTACGACCAGCCCGGCCACTTGGTGCGCCGCGCGCAGCAGATCGCCGTGTCGATGTTCCACGAGCGGGTGAGCGCGCAGGTCACGCCCATCCAGTACGCGGTGCTGCGCGCCCTGCACTTCGCACCGGGGTTGGACCAGGTGACCCTGGCCCGGCGGGTGGCGCTGGACACGTCCACCACCGCCGAGCTGTGCGCCCGGCTGGAGGCCAAGGGCTGGATCGTGCGCGAGTTGCTGCCGCGGCGGCAGCGCCGCCTGCTGATCACCGCCGAAGGCGAGCGCATCTTGCTGAACCTGCTGCCGCGGGTGCACCAGATGCGCGACGACCTGCTGTCCCCGCTCGAGCCCGAGGAGCGTCAGGAGTTCATGCGCCTGCTGGTCAAGTTCGTGCAGGTCAACAACGAGCAGAGCCGCGCACCGCTGCGGCGCAGCGATGCCGACGATGCGGCGGTGCGGTCATCGGTGGCGCTGCCGCACCCGGCGGTCCACGACGGCCAGAACGTCGCCGCCTGAGCGGCGGGCGACCGCGGCGTTGCCCTTCATCCCCGGGGCGCGCCGTGGGTAGCCGCTGGTTACACTGCCGGCCGATGTTGCGCGTCCGCATCGTTGCCGTCCCATGAACGTCCCCGCCTGGCCGTCGCGCCGCGGCGTGGGCCTTCCCCATCGACAGCCGCAGGCGGACCACGGGATGCGGCGGTGACCCGTCCCGAGGCCGATACCGGCTGGCGCGACACCCTGCTGCGTTGCCGCGCCGTGTGGGCGGTGGTCGCCGACCTGGCCCTGCAGCCTCGCCCCCGGTGGGTCATCGGCGCGGTGCTGCTGCTGGCCAGTGCGGGCCTCGTCGCCGCGAGCGTGCGCCAGGGCCTGCTGATCGCCATGGCCGTGGCGCTGGTGCTGGGACTGCTGTGGACGGCGTTGCTGCTGTCGCTGTCTCGGCTGGCGCAGGAACGGCGCGCGGCCGTCGGTTCGGTGGAGCAGCTGACGCGCTCCCTCACCCCCTCCGGCCGGTCCTCGCGGCAGGCCTTCCAGCGCTCGGTCCATGCCAGCACCCAGCCGGCCACCGCGCTGCTCACCGAACTCAGCCAGGAAGTGGCGCAGGTGCTGTCGGACAGCGAGCGCCGCTGGCACGCGCGGGCCCGCTTGTCGGCCGACTGGTACTGGGAAACGGACGACGCGCTGCGGGTGGTTTGGGTGTCCGAGGACCTCAAGTCCCATGTCAAGCTGGGGCTGCAACCCGCCGACCTGCTGGGACGCCGCCTGGACGAGGTGCCGTTCTACCAGCCGCCAGAGGGTGGCTGGGCGGCGCTCGCCGAGCGCATGGCGCAACGCAAGTCCTTCCGCAACGTCGAGATCGAGGTGCTGCGGCCCGGCCGCTCGGTGGTGTGGACCTCGATCAGCGGACGGGCCCGCCACGATGCCGCCGGCCGCTTCCTGGGCTACGACGGCATCGGCCGCGACGTGACCGAGCAGCGCCTCGCCTTCAAGCGGCTGCGTGACAGCGAGCGGCGCTTCGCGCTGATCGCCGAGCTGTCGCTCGACTGGTACTGGGAGACCGATGCCGAGCACCGCATCGTCAGCTTCGGCGCCCGCGCCCGCGAGCTGCTCGGCGAGCGCGCGCTCGCGGCCATCGGCAAGCCCCGCTGGGAGGCGTACGCCGAGGGCGCGCTGCCCGAAGCCTGGGCGGCGCACCGCGCCGACCTGCAGTCCCGGCGAGCCTTCCGCGAGCTGGAGTTTCGCGTGCGCACGGCCGGCGGCACGGTGTGGCTGTCGGTGAGCGGCGAGCCGCGGCTGGACGGCGAGGGCCGCTT
The sequence above is a segment of the Aquabacterium sp. J223 genome. Coding sequences within it:
- a CDS encoding peptide chain release factor 3 gives rise to the protein MSTDLQPEVRRRRTFAIISHPDAGKTTLTEKLLLFSGAIQIAGSVKARKASRHATSDWMEIEKQRGISVASSVMQMEYRDCVINLLDTPGHQDFSEDTYRVLTAVDAALMVIDAANGVEPQTRRLLQVCRARNTPILTFVNKMDREVKAPLDLFDEIERELGMSVVPFTWPVGMAKFFGGVLDLRKSQMRVFSPGEDRAGGDEEMIDAADTTTLTARFGEVYEQAAGEVELVQEAAPPFDEADFLAGRQTPMFFGSAVNNFGVREVLDALVDLAPAPGPRAAIQREVRPEEPKFSGVVFKIQANMDPAHRDRIAFVRVASGHFTRGMRLKVVRSGKELRPNTVVSFLSQRRELLDEAFAGDIIGIPNHGVLQLGDTLTEGEPLQFTGLPFFAPEMFRSVEVADPLRTKQLRAGLTQLGEEGAIQVFRPVAATLLLLGAVGQLQFEVVAHRLEHEYGVKARITPARYNVARWVTCETGEGPTADERELKRFIDHNAHRVALDAVDAPCVLLEYAGELRAMQDNWPKIRFHALREHAGLMFQKQLDG
- a CDS encoding AraC family transcriptional regulator, with translation MAAADADAQVPPQAAEQAVAQALPPAAVRVAILTFDGFSEPDTFLVFGLVNRLRAEGWQAVIAAPTDRVTSRDGVTVTAQQPLEFALEAEAVVIGHTLYSRAVAETPEIVDRLRLDPTRQTIVGLGGGALLMARLGLMGEMPACADASLKPFLIENGVLVVDEPFHARGPVATAAGPLASLYAATWLIAQRGGEAVARRQLQGLAPVGEGGAWADRVMDAVQPFLNGKA
- a CDS encoding Dps family protein — encoded protein: MGKHKHKHAAESGIAVAGGAAPATTSSIDIGISAGDRSEIAEGLSKLLADTFTLYLTTHNFHWNVTGPMFTSLHTMFMEQYTELWNAIDDVAERIRSLGHHAPGSYAQFGRLNAVGDPPEASPPAMEMVRILVKGHETVAKTARTVFKAADAANDQPTADLMTQRMDIHEKTAWMLRSLLEG
- the katG gene encoding catalase/peroxidase HPI, with amino-acid sequence MSTEAQCPFSGSAAQKNASARARRNKDWWPDALDVAVLHQSSTRANPMGEEFKYAHAFQQLDLDAVVKDLHALMIDSQPWWPADYGHYGPLFVRMAWHSAGTYRVADGRGGAGTGAQRFAPLNSWPDNGNLDKARRLLWPIKQKYGHKLSWADLIVLAGNVALESMGFKTFGFAGGRADVWEPGAEIDWGKETEWLATSDKEHSRYSGERELANPLAAVQMGLIYVNPEGPDGKPDILGSARDIRMTFARMAMNDEETVALVAGGHTFGKCHGAGDPALVGVAPEGGAVEDMGLGWKNGHGTGIGADATTSGIEGAWTPTPTTWDMSYFETLFGYEWELTKSPAGAHQWVPKGGAGAGTVPDAHDPNKRHAPMMTTADLALRVDPAYEKISRRYMANPAEFADAFARAWFKLTHRDMGPRPRYLGKLVPQEVLIWQDPVPPVDHPLVDEQDVATLKAAVLASGLSVSQLVTTAWASASTFRIGDKRGGANGARIRLAPQKEWEVNQPAELSKVLATLEGVRKAFNDAQSGGKKVSLADLIVLAGGAGIEAAAKKAGHDVTVPFTPGRTDASQDQTDVESFAVLEPRADGFRNYVKKGLEGDVAELLVDKAELLSLSAPEMTVLVGGLRVLGANHGHTAHGVFTDRPGALTNDFFVNLLDMRTAWQRSEANPHVLEGRDRQTGERKWTATVVDLVFGSNAVLRGIAEHYGSSDSGPVFVKDFVATWTKVMNADRYDLL
- a CDS encoding hydrogen peroxide-inducible genes activator — protein: MTLTELRYIVAVAREKHFGRAAEACFVSQPTLSVAIKKLEEELDVKIFERGASEVSATPLGEEIVRQAQQVIEQAQAIKEIAKRGKDPLAGPLRLGIIYTIGPYLLPELVRNAIERVPQMPLILQENFTVKLLEMLRTGELDCAVMAEPFPDTGLAIAPLYDEPFVVAVPAQHPLAKRTSISAEVLKKETMLLLGTGHCFRDHVLEVCPEFARFSSDAEGIRKSFEGSSLETIKHMVASGMGVTVVPQLSVARDGGAAPLVRYVPFEPPVPTRRVVLAWRRTFTRYEAIAALRNAIYACQLDGVKRLTG